GTGATGAAAACCGTGACGGTGCTGGGGCGCTTGCTCAATGAACAGGGCGCGCCGTTGCGCGGCCATCAGGTGATCAACCACGCCAGCCGTGGGGTCAGCGAAGTGGACGGGTTCTTCTCCATGGAAATGAGCGCCAGCGCGCCGACCCTGGAAGTGCGCTACCAGAACCAGTTGCTCTGCCAGTTCCGCCTGGATCCCGCCAACGCGCCGAGTGAAAACGACGTGCTGATGATCGGCGACCTGCGGTGTACGCCGGAGACCCTGGCTGAACTCAATCCTGTGCCCAAGGCAGCCAGCTGAATGTCAGGGCAAGACTCTAAAACGGAAGAATGTGTATGAACACTCGAACCACAGGCACATCTTGGCGAGCGGCGTTGTTGGCTGTGCCCTTGTGCCTGGCGACACACTTCGCTTCGGCCGCCGTGCAGGACATCACGGCGCAGTTTCGCCCCGATCCTACCAACCCGATGGTCAACAAGTTCACCAATACCACCCCGCAAAGCGGGGTGTGCCCTGGGCATATGCCGGCAAGGTGCGAGGCATTGGGGATATTCAGCATCCGCACCACGGATATCACCTTTGCCAGCGTCGGCCCGATTGAGCCCTACCACGCAGACCCCCGTCAGGGGCTGACATTCAAGGTGCCCTCCGAGTGGCGCAGTTTTGAAGTGGTCTCGGCCCAGGGTGATCGCGAGATAGTGGAGATGCGTATCTCCGGGGTTGGCAGCCGTTTCAATACCACCAACCCGCCCGGAGTGCATATCTGGAGCCCGTTGCCGGCGAACTGGACGCATCCACCTGCTCCCTGCCAATACACGGGCATGTGGGCGGCGGGAAATACGCTTCGATTATGGTTCTGGATCGTTCCAGAGGGCGCGGGGGCTTGCAGCATGCCGACGCCGGAGCGGGTCCCCACCTCCAACTTCAGCATGCTTGAATATGCGTATGAATTGCGCACACCCAATCCTCTGGGTATGAGGACGGGGCAGTACACGGGGTCGATCTCTTATAGCATCGGGCCGTATAAGGATTTCGATTTCGGTGACATTTACATGCCGAACGACGAGGTGCTGACCTTCAATTTTTCGTTGACGGTGGAACACGTGCTCAAGGTCGACCTGCCACCCGGCGGCAGTCGCATCGAGCTGCTGCCCGAAGGCGGCTGGCAAGCCTGGCTCAACCAGGGGCGGCGCCCGGCGCGGTTGTTTCGCGACCAGACCTTCACTCTTTCGGCCAGCTCGCGCTTCAAGATGAACCTGGAATGCGGGCTGGTGATCGGTAACACCTGCGGCTTGCGCAACGACGCAGGCGACCAGGTGCCGGTGCAGATCGCCGTCAGCCTGCCGTACGGCGTGCGCGACCAGTACGACCAGCCGGTGAACAAACTGCCGCTGCGCCTGGACGGTGTGGGCACCGAGCTGCTCCAGCCCGTCTATTACCTGGATAACCGACCGGCGAAATTGCATTTCGAGGTGGGCAGGGACGACGTCGGCGAGATGCTCAAGACCCCAGGCACCACCTATACCGGGACGGCCACGGTGATCTGGGATTCGGAAGTCTAGCCAGCCAGTATTCGCAGCACCGGCCTCCCCGTGGAGGCCGCGTTCAATCAATGAGGCGTAGCAAACATGAAGCATGCAGTGTTATGGAGCATTCTGCTCCTGGGTTCCCTGAGCGCCCACGCCGGGCCGGCCATCAATGTCGGCGTGGTGTACGACTACCTGGAAGGTGATCGCAGCTCCTACCTCAAGCGGGTATTCAACGGCGGCACCAGCACCGCGTTCATCAAGGTCAATGTGCTGGAAATCATCTACAACGCCGATGGCACCTCCAGGGAAGTGCCGGTGGCCTCGCTGACCGACGACAAGGGCGTCACCACCAGCCGCGACGGCCTGATGGCCAGCCCGGCGCGCATGATCGTGCCGGCCAACGGGCGCCAGGGCACGCGCCTGTTGTACATGGGCGAGCGGGACAAGGAGCGTTACTTTCGCGTGCGGTTCATCCCGGTGGTACCGGAAAAAAGCGATGACTTTGCCGTGACCGACCAGGAGCGTGCCGACTACAAGGACAGCCTGGCCGCCGGTGTGAACATCATGGCCGGCTACGGCACGGTGTTTTTCGTAAGGCCCAAGGACACGCGCTTCGACACGCAAATCAGCGACGGCGCCAGCCAGTACAGACTGCGCAACGCGGGCAACAGCGTGGTGGTGCTCGATGAGTTCCGCGATTGTGCCAAGGCGAAAAAGTCCGACTGCCTGCCCACCACCAAGCACCATATCCTGCCGGGCCGCGAGCTGGTGTTCGAAAAGAAACCCGACCGCCAGTTCAGCTTCCAGATGGTCGAGGGGCGCGACAAAAAACTGATGACCGTCAACGATAACGGGTGAGCCTGATGTTCAAGCAACTGACACTGGCGGCGCTATTGATGGGCGCCACCTCAGCCTGGGCGATCCAGGAGCGCGAGACCTTCGACATATCGGTGACCATCCCGGTGCACGAGGCTTATGTGCTGCCCTCGGAACCCGACTGGATGGGCCAGGACCAACTGCTGCCCTGGAACCTGGCGCGTGCCGAGTTGGGGCGCCTGCGCAAGAACTTCGACGTGAAAAACCTCGCCGGCGGCGTCGCTGCGCGGTTGGGGGACACGCCCTATCTGGCCAGCCCCCGCGACCGTATCGAGCTGCGTGTGCGGTTCAATCAAGTGCCGTTGAGCCTGGACGCCGCCGAAGTGATCAGCGCCGACGTGGCGCGCTCGGGCACCCGTGCGGTGCTGGACATCGCCGCCATCGAGCCCGAGGGCGGCTACCAGGGTGGGGATTACTTTGGCACGGTGCACCTGGTCTTCGATTTTCTGGCGCCCTGAACCTGTGAAGATCTAAATGTGGGAGGGGGCTTGCCCTAATGCCAGTCAGTAGGGCTTTTTGTAGGAGCGAGCTTGCTCGCGAAGAACTCAGGGGCCCCGTGTTTATCCAGAATGAACGCGTTGCCTGGGCGTTTTTCGCGAGCAAGCTCGCTCCTACAGTGAACGTTCGCTTAACTGGTTGGCGTTAGGGCAAGTCCCCTCCCACATGTGGACCGCGGGGCGTCAGTGCGATAGGACACCCATGCTTGTCGTGGGCAAACACAGCGTCTGGCCGCCCGGCTGCAAATACGGCAGCAGAATCGGTGCCATGCCCTTGAGCACTTGCACCGGCAGTGCCGAAGTGAAGGTGAATTGCTGGGCCTGGTTGCCGGGTACGAAGGCGGTCAGGGTGCCGAAGTGCCGCTCGCCCAGGTAGAACACAAAGGTGGCGGTGCGGTTGATCGATTTCGAGCTGATCACCCGGCCACCGGCGCCCATCGCTTCGATGCGGTTGTCACCGGTGCCGGTCTTGCCGCCCATGGCCATCGGCGTGCCGTCGGCCAGCTTGAAGCTGCCCGACACGCGCTTGGCGGTGCCGGCTTCCACCACCTGGGACAAGGCACCGCGCAACGCGGCAGCCACCTCGGAGGGCATCACTCGTTTACCCGGGTCGGGGTTGTTGACCAGCCGGGTGTCATAAGGGGTGTCGGCGGCAAAATGCAGGCTGTCGATGCGCACCACTTTGCCGCGTACGCCATCGTTGAGAATGATGCCCATCAGTTCGGCGAGCGCAGCGGGGCGGTCGCCCGAGCTGCCGATGGCGGTGGCAAGGGACGGCACCAGGTGGTCGAAGGGATACCCGACGGCCTGCCAGCGCTGATGAATATCCAGGAACGCTTCGACCTCCAGCATGGTCCGGATGCGGCTGTCGCGTGCGCCCTGATGGCGGCTTTTGAACAGCCAGCCATAGACCTCCTGGCGTTCGAACTGGCTGGCCTTGACCACCTCGGTGAAGGTGGCGTCGGGGTGCTTGAGCAGGTATCCCAGCAGCCACAGGTCCAGCGGGTGGACCTTGGCGATATAGCCCTGGTCGGGCAGATCGTAGGTGCCGGGGCCGTAATCGGTGTACAGGCGCTCCAGGCGTTCGTCGGTGACTTTCGCGCTGCCCAGATGTGAACGCACAAAACGCTTGAACGTATCCGGATTGGCTTCGGGAAACAGGTAGCGATGCACAGCGGCCAGGCGGATGGCCGTGGGGTGCAGGCTGTCCAGGAAAGTGTCCAGGCGCGCCGGGGTGTCTTTCTTCTGGTACTTCTTCCAGAACTTGAGCAGGAAGGTGGTGCCTTCGCGGTCGGCGAATTTGGCCAGGTACTCCTGGCGCCGCGGGTCGCCGTCATCCTTGAGCAATTGCGCGCTGTTATTGGCGCCGGCGTAGGTGACGTAACGCTCCAGGTCGCGCATCAGGCGAATGAACGGCAGGTTGATCGACTCGCGCAACGCATCACGCAGCGTGGGGTTGCGGCCATTGTCCTGGCTGCGGAAGTTGTGGAAGTAATGCATGCCGCCACCGGTGAAAAAGCCTTCGTTGGGGCTGGCTGAATAGGTGCGGTCCAGGGCCGCTTCGAGCATCCTGGTCAGTGACTTGTCCGGGGCCTGAATCAGGTAGTCGACGGCCCAGCGACTGAGGCGGTCCTGCTCGGCGATATCGGTTTTTTTCAACGCGGCGGGCGCTTGCGCGGCGTAGCGATCATGCAGCTCGCTGATGATTTGCAGGTAAGTGGTCAGTACCCGCAGCTTGGCGGTGGAGCCCAGTTCCAGTTTGCTGCCTTCGTTGATGTCGAAAGGCTGGTCAGTGTTGTCGGTTTGCACACGCACCCGTGAACCTTCTGCGGTCCGTTCGAACAGGGTGAAGCTGTAGCGCACCTGGGGCGTGCTGGCGGCGGTCAGCAAGCGTTCACCGAGCAGCCCGGTTTGACCGGCGAAGGTGGGGTCGGCCAGTTGCTTGAGGTAGGCCGTGACCTGGGTTTGCAACTGGGCCTGCAAGGTGCTGGTGGCGGCCAGGTCCAGGCGGTCGAGGTCGTACAGCGGGCGGTTGAGCAGGGCGGCGATACGACTGCGGGCGACACTGATGCCCTTGTTGGTGTCGATCGGCTGCAGTGTCGGCTGCTGCTGCCAGTCACGGTAGGTGACGCGCGCGGCGAGGGCAGCATTGAGCAGCGCGGAATCGATCACGGCATTTTGCGCGAGCAGGCGCAGGTGGCTGTCGGTGAGCTGCGCCAATTCAGCACGACCATTGCTCAAGTAATGGGAGGGCCGACGTTGGGCGATCATCAGTGACAGCACCTGGCGCAACGCCAGGCCGCGTGCGCTCAGGCTGGCTGGGGTGTTTGCGCTGTCGGCCAGCGCCTGGTTGACCTGGGCGAAGTCGGCGCCGTACCACACCCGCAGCCCCTCGGCCATGCCGTGCACCTCACCGTGGCCGGGTACGGCCGACAAGGGCACGCTGTTGAGGTAGTCGCGCACGACGTTTTGCCGGGCGAGGAGGGTGTCGGGGCCTTGCTGGTAAGCGCGCACACTGGCCGACAGCATCTGGCGAATTTTCTCGTCGCCCGACAGGGTCAGGCCGTCCGGCGAGTGCCGGTATTTTTCCAGTTGCGTCGCCAGGGTACTGCCGCCCGCCGTCTGCCCCGGCAGGTGCAACTGACGCGCCACCTGCGACCACGCCGCCTTGGCAAAGCGCGGCCAGTCCACCGCCGGGTTGGCCTGGGGCGGGTCGGAGTCGAGCAGCTCGCGGTTCTCGATGAACAGCAGGCTGTGGACCATCAGCCGTGGAATGTCGCTGAAGCGTTTGTACAGCTGGGCAGGGTAATTGAACTGGTACAGCGGCGCGGCGCGGCAATCGGTGATGGAAAGCCCGGCCTGTATTTTCTCCGCATAGGGTATGAACAGGCCGTGGCGGCTGTAGTCCATCAGCGCCTCGGAGAAGCGCGCCTGGGATTGCACCACGTAATTGCGCTTGAGCAGGCGTGGCAGCCACTCGCCGAGGGCGCTGTAGCCCAGGCGCCGATCAAACGGGCCGGCGCCGGGATACACAATGGCATCGCTGGGGCCGGGGGCCACGGTGTAGGTCAGTTGGGTCGCCCACTGGCTGAGCAGGCGAGACTGCCAATGAGCGCTCTGCATCTCGCGCATGGCCGCATAGCCCAGGGCAAGCAGTGCCATCAACCCGATCAGCCAGAACAATCGGCGCCAGGGGCGGCTTGGTGTGGTTTTTTTCGGCAAAGGCGCGGGTGACGGGCTGTCATGATCGACTTCAGCCTTGACGGGACCGGATTGCCACAGAGCGCCCATAGTCGATTGATCCATTCCTACAGATTGATCGGACTTGTCTGAAGCGTAGACGCAGATTGCCTGCGCCACGAGGCGCCCTGAGGTTTTTCGAGAAGGGCGCACGACCACAGGCGCCGTTCAGGCGTATCACGGCGGGCCGCTGCCGTGCTGATATGTAATACTCTGCGCCGTTTTGCACCGTGAAGGCCGGTTTAGACGCTTGGAGCCGTCCTCCGTCGATTGGCTTTTTATCGGGGCATATCGCCAAATTTTGCTGTTTATTGAGTGAAAAGCCCTATCCGGAGCTTTTTATACTGCATGCCCGCTGACCCGGCCGTTGACCACGGCCTGGCGGGGCTGCCCACGAGGCAGGCCCGGTCAAGACGGCCCATGGGCCACCCGCTTATGTGCCGAGACTCGCTGGCTAACTCCAATAAAAATGAGGTTGTATTCCTATGCCTGTCGGCAAACCACTGCCCCCTGGCGAGACCGCTCAAGGCGGCCCGCTCAAACGCGAACTCGGTGAGCGGCACATCCGCCTGATGGCCCTCGGCGCCTGCATCGGTGTCGGCCTGTTCCTCGGCTCGGCCAAGGCCATTGAAATGGCCGGCCCGGCGATCATGCTGTCGTACATCATTGGTGGACTGGCGATCCTGGTGATCATGCGCGCCCTCGGTGAAATGGCGGTGCACAACCCCGTTGCCGGCTCGTTCAGCCGCTATGCCCAGGATTATCTCGGCCCGTTGGCCGGCTTTCTGACCGGATGGAACTACTGGTTCCTGTGGTTGGTGACCTGTATCGCCGAGATCACCGCCGTGGCGGTGTACATGGGCGTCTGGTTCCCCGACACCCCGCGCTGGATCTGGGCCCTGGCGGCGCTGATCAGCATGGGTACCATCAACCTGATCGCGGTCAAGGCCTTCGGTGAGTTCGAATTCTGGTTCGCGCTGATCAAGATCGTCACCATCATCGCCATGGTGATCGGCGGCGTCGGCATCATCGCTTTCGGTTTCGGCAATGACGGCGTGGCGCTGGGCATTTCCAACCTGTGGACCCACGGCGGCTTCATGCCCAACGGCGTGCAAGGCGTGTTGATGTCGCTGCAGATGGTGATGTTCGCCTACCTGGGCGTGGAAATGATCGGCCTCACCGCCGGTGAAGCGCGCAATCCGCAGAAGACCATCCCCAGCGCCATCGGCTCGGTGTTCTGGCGCATTCTGCTGTTCTATGTGGGCGCGTTGTTCGTCATCCTGTCGATCTATCCCTGGAACGAAATCGGCACCCAGGGCAGTCCGTTCGTGATGACGTTCGAGCGTCTGGGCATCAAGACCGCAGCGGGCATTATTAACTTCGTGGTGATCACCGCCGCGCTGTCGTCGTGCAACGGCGGCATCTTCAGCACCGGGCGCATGCTCTACAGCCTGGCGCAGAACGGCCAGGCTCCCGCGACGTTCGGCACCACATCCAGCAACGGCGTGCCGCGCAAAGCGCTGCTGCTGTCGATCTTCGCCTTGCTGCTGGGGGTGTTGCTCAACTACCTGGTGCCGGACCAGGTGTTCGTGTGGGTCACCTCCATCGCCACCTTCGGTGCGATCTGGACCTGGCTGATGATCCTGCTGGCGCAGCTCAAATTCCGCAAAGGCCTGAGCCCGGCCGAGCAGGCGGGCCTCAAGTACCGCATGTGGCTGTACCCGGTCAGCTCCTACCTCGCGCTGGCGTTCCTGGTGCTGGTGGTGGGCCTGATGGCGTACTTCCCGGACACCCGCGTGGCGCTGTATGTCGGGCCGGCGTTCCTGGTGCTGCTGACGGTGTTGTTCTACGTGTTCAAGTTGCAGCCGACCAATGGGGCGGTGCATTCCCAAGCCTGATGGGCTTGCCCACGCTGATCGTTCCCACGCTCCGCGTGGGAATGCCTCCCGCGACGCTCCGCGTCGAGCCAAATGTGGGAGGGTTCTTGCCCCCGATGCAGTGTGTCAGCCAGACAATGTGCAGCTGGCACACCGCCATCGGGGGCAAGCCCCCTCCCACATTTCAGATCTCCAGCGACGCTGCGATTTGTGCTGGCGGGACGGATTGGGCGCAGCGCGGTTGCAGCCTTGTCCTTATCGAACAAGCAGCGCAAAACCAATGTGGGAGCAACTGTCTTATTGGATTCAATTCAGAAGTCATTTTCATAGGCAGCAAAGCTCCCACAGCTTAGGCCGTGCAATGCTGAAGGAAATTGCTGCTACCGAGCTAATCGGTGCGCTCTTTCCATTCAGTGCGGTCACGCAGCATCGCGTTCAGACGTACCAACAAAACGCGCATACAGGCGATCAACGCGACTTTGGCGCATTTCCCTTTATCACGTAGCGCCTTATATCGAGTCCCGAATTCTGGCTGGTCACGGATAACCACCCAACAGGCCATGTAAAGTGAGCGACGGGCTGAAAACCTTCCGCCACTAATATGGCGTGCACCTTTATGCCTTCCGCTGTCGTTGTTGTACGGAGCGAGGCCCGCTAGTGCCGCGATAGGGCGCCCTCCAATCTCTCCCAGCTCAGGCAGGTAAGCCATAAG
This region of Pseudomonas sp. MUP55 genomic DNA includes:
- a CDS encoding molecular chaperone; its protein translation is MKHAVLWSILLLGSLSAHAGPAINVGVVYDYLEGDRSSYLKRVFNGGTSTAFIKVNVLEIIYNADGTSREVPVASLTDDKGVTTSRDGLMASPARMIVPANGRQGTRLLYMGERDKERYFRVRFIPVVPEKSDDFAVTDQERADYKDSLAAGVNIMAGYGTVFFVRPKDTRFDTQISDGASQYRLRNAGNSVVVLDEFRDCAKAKKSDCLPTTKHHILPGRELVFEKKPDRQFSFQMVEGRDKKLMTVNDNG
- a CDS encoding CS1 type fimbrial major subunit, which produces MFKQLTLAALLMGATSAWAIQERETFDISVTIPVHEAYVLPSEPDWMGQDQLLPWNLARAELGRLRKNFDVKNLAGGVAARLGDTPYLASPRDRIELRVRFNQVPLSLDAAEVISADVARSGTRAVLDIAAIEPEGGYQGGDYFGTVHLVFDFLAP
- a CDS encoding transglycosylase domain-containing protein, which translates into the protein MGALWQSGPVKAEVDHDSPSPAPLPKKTTPSRPWRRLFWLIGLMALLALGYAAMREMQSAHWQSRLLSQWATQLTYTVAPGPSDAIVYPGAGPFDRRLGYSALGEWLPRLLKRNYVVQSQARFSEALMDYSRHGLFIPYAEKIQAGLSITDCRAAPLYQFNYPAQLYKRFSDIPRLMVHSLLFIENRELLDSDPPQANPAVDWPRFAKAAWSQVARQLHLPGQTAGGSTLATQLEKYRHSPDGLTLSGDEKIRQMLSASVRAYQQGPDTLLARQNVVRDYLNSVPLSAVPGHGEVHGMAEGLRVWYGADFAQVNQALADSANTPASLSARGLALRQVLSLMIAQRRPSHYLSNGRAELAQLTDSHLRLLAQNAVIDSALLNAALAARVTYRDWQQQPTLQPIDTNKGISVARSRIAALLNRPLYDLDRLDLAATSTLQAQLQTQVTAYLKQLADPTFAGQTGLLGERLLTAASTPQVRYSFTLFERTAEGSRVRVQTDNTDQPFDINEGSKLELGSTAKLRVLTTYLQIISELHDRYAAQAPAALKKTDIAEQDRLSRWAVDYLIQAPDKSLTRMLEAALDRTYSASPNEGFFTGGGMHYFHNFRSQDNGRNPTLRDALRESINLPFIRLMRDLERYVTYAGANNSAQLLKDDGDPRRQEYLAKFADREGTTFLLKFWKKYQKKDTPARLDTFLDSLHPTAIRLAAVHRYLFPEANPDTFKRFVRSHLGSAKVTDERLERLYTDYGPGTYDLPDQGYIAKVHPLDLWLLGYLLKHPDATFTEVVKASQFERQEVYGWLFKSRHQGARDSRIRTMLEVEAFLDIHQRWQAVGYPFDHLVPSLATAIGSSGDRPAALAELMGIILNDGVRGKVVRIDSLHFAADTPYDTRLVNNPDPGKRVMPSEVAAALRGALSQVVEAGTAKRVSGSFKLADGTPMAMGGKTGTGDNRIEAMGAGGRVISSKSINRTATFVFYLGERHFGTLTAFVPGNQAQQFTFTSALPVQVLKGMAPILLPYLQPGGQTLCLPTTSMGVLSH
- a CDS encoding amino acid permease; the protein is MPVGKPLPPGETAQGGPLKRELGERHIRLMALGACIGVGLFLGSAKAIEMAGPAIMLSYIIGGLAILVIMRALGEMAVHNPVAGSFSRYAQDYLGPLAGFLTGWNYWFLWLVTCIAEITAVAVYMGVWFPDTPRWIWALAALISMGTINLIAVKAFGEFEFWFALIKIVTIIAMVIGGVGIIAFGFGNDGVALGISNLWTHGGFMPNGVQGVLMSLQMVMFAYLGVEMIGLTAGEARNPQKTIPSAIGSVFWRILLFYVGALFVILSIYPWNEIGTQGSPFVMTFERLGIKTAAGIINFVVITAALSSCNGGIFSTGRMLYSLAQNGQAPATFGTTSSNGVPRKALLLSIFALLLGVLLNYLVPDQVFVWVTSIATFGAIWTWLMILLAQLKFRKGLSPAEQAGLKYRMWLYPVSSYLALAFLVLVVGLMAYFPDTRVALYVGPAFLVLLTVLFYVFKLQPTNGAVHSQA